In Candidatus Binatus sp., a genomic segment contains:
- a CDS encoding ABC transporter permease, with protein MKYLSLVLINLTRNKRRTILTMLSITVSVFIFASLISLPGLLNQVLRDRANSLRLICHSKAGFAYMLPEAYRRQIERVPHVEAVAGYSVFMGTYRDPNEQIGILATDDDHLREIFPDWEISAETEREFENLRTAGLVGTTLMKVYGWKVGDTIMLRGTVYPVDLQLTIVGVLNAEAAGPRIIFRRDYMEELLGRPGIVNLFWVKIDRSQSAPEVIAAIDEMFANSAHETATETEVALIKSEMAGSIALLINGAKFLAVIVIFTIGLVAVNTAAMAVRERRREMAVMRALGFTRNSIIARILVEGLIVGVTGGALGCALALLGFELLPHVSGALGPLALALTLSPRVVAYSFMIAALIGAASGFIPATLATRGDISTELRAV; from the coding sequence ATGAAATACCTGTCGCTCGTGCTCATAAACCTCACCCGCAACAAGCGGCGCACGATCCTTACCATGCTGTCGATCACCGTATCGGTATTCATCTTCGCGTCGCTGATCAGCCTGCCCGGACTGCTCAACCAGGTCCTGCGCGACCGCGCCAATTCGCTGCGGCTCATCTGTCACAGCAAGGCGGGCTTCGCCTACATGCTGCCCGAAGCGTATCGCCGGCAGATCGAAAGAGTTCCACACGTGGAGGCAGTGGCCGGCTACAGCGTCTTCATGGGAACGTACCGCGATCCGAACGAGCAGATCGGCATCCTCGCCACCGACGACGATCACCTCCGCGAGATCTTTCCCGATTGGGAAATCAGCGCGGAGACCGAGCGCGAATTCGAAAATCTGCGCACCGCAGGCCTGGTCGGAACCACCTTGATGAAGGTGTACGGCTGGAAAGTCGGCGACACGATCATGCTGCGCGGTACGGTGTATCCGGTCGATCTGCAACTGACAATTGTGGGCGTGCTGAACGCGGAAGCCGCTGGGCCTCGAATTATTTTCAGGCGCGACTACATGGAAGAACTGCTGGGCAGGCCCGGCATCGTCAACCTGTTCTGGGTGAAGATAGATCGCTCGCAATCGGCGCCCGAAGTGATCGCCGCAATCGATGAAATGTTCGCCAATTCGGCGCACGAGACGGCCACCGAAACCGAAGTCGCGCTGATCAAGAGCGAGATGGCCGGCAGTATTGCCCTGCTGATTAACGGCGCAAAATTTCTTGCGGTGATCGTGATCTTCACGATCGGGCTGGTCGCCGTCAACACGGCCGCGATGGCGGTGCGCGAACGGCGCCGCGAGATGGCGGTGATGCGCGCGCTTGGGTTCACGCGCAACTCGATCATTGCGCGAATCCTGGTCGAGGGACTGATCGTCGGCGTGACCGGCGGCGCGCTCGGATGCGCCCTGGCGCTCCTTGGATTCGAACTGTTGCCGCATGTTTCCGGAGCGCTCGGTCCGCTGGCGCTCGCCCTGACGCTGTCGCCGCGAGTCGTTGCCTACAGCTTCATGATTGCCGCCCTGATCGGAGCAGCCAGCGGGTTCATACCCGCGACCCTGGCCACTCGCGGCGATATTTCGACCGAACTCCGCGCCGTATAA
- a CDS encoding carboxymuconolactone decarboxylase family protein, with protein sequence MADFYGRETSKYLRNLRQNAPDAFKGFLEFDKEVFKDGAIPSKTKELMAIAAAHVTQCPWCIEAHVVRAKEKGCTDQEIAEAVWVAAAMRAGAAFSHGAIAMAVAEEHKH encoded by the coding sequence ATGGCGGATTTTTACGGCAGGGAAACCTCGAAGTATCTCCGCAATCTGCGCCAGAATGCGCCCGACGCGTTCAAGGGGTTCCTGGAATTCGACAAGGAAGTTTTCAAGGACGGAGCGATTCCGAGCAAGACGAAAGAGTTGATGGCAATTGCCGCCGCGCATGTGACGCAATGCCCGTGGTGTATCGAGGCGCACGTCGTGCGCGCGAAAGAGAAAGGATGCACCGACCAGGAGATCGCGGAGGCGGTATGGGTTGCGGCGGCGATGCGCGCGGGAGCGGCGTTCAGCCATGGCGCGATCGCGATGGCGGTGGCTGAAGAACACAAGCACTAG
- a CDS encoding CoA transferase yields MKETEPMDRPLKGVRVVEVAMWVAGPSTTAVLGDWGADVIKLEDPTSGDPIRGFVTRTMGDPNARIRPPFELDNRNKRSVAVDLRRPDGHAFALKLIEHADVFVTSLRLDALERMKLDYASLAAKNPRLIYGSINGYGHRGPDRNLPAYDYAASWARSGLMATIAEPGQSPPAQRPAMIDHAVGLGLAGAISAALLARERSGRGREVTISLFSMGLWMNASDLTIGLMTGHSPQSESRTGRINPMWSSYRCADARWIYFVMIQSDRYWPDFCLALGKPDWRDDPRFKDSTARAQNCAALTDEIDRAIATRSCDDWAPIFDRHNLIWAPVRTDAEVLDDPQAEAIGAFAAVDHPNIPGCRVVNSPVEFGGADTIPHRAAPELGQHTEEVALEMGLTWDEIAGLKASGTLG; encoded by the coding sequence ATGAAGGAGACCGAACCGATGGACCGTCCGCTCAAGGGCGTCAGAGTTGTCGAAGTTGCGATGTGGGTGGCCGGCCCGTCCACCACCGCCGTGCTGGGCGACTGGGGCGCCGACGTAATCAAGCTCGAAGATCCGACCAGCGGAGACCCGATTCGCGGTTTCGTCACGCGCACGATGGGCGATCCCAATGCGCGCATCCGTCCGCCATTTGAACTCGACAATCGCAACAAGCGCTCGGTCGCGGTTGACCTGCGCCGGCCCGACGGCCACGCCTTCGCGCTCAAGCTGATCGAACACGCCGACGTCTTCGTCACCAGCCTGCGCCTGGACGCCCTCGAGCGCATGAAACTCGATTACGCATCCCTGGCCGCGAAAAATCCGCGGCTCATCTACGGGTCGATCAACGGCTACGGGCATCGCGGACCCGATCGCAACCTCCCTGCCTACGACTACGCCGCCTCGTGGGCGCGCTCGGGCCTGATGGCGACGATCGCCGAGCCGGGGCAGTCGCCGCCGGCACAGCGGCCCGCGATGATCGATCACGCCGTCGGCCTGGGCCTGGCGGGCGCAATCTCAGCCGCCCTGCTCGCTCGCGAGCGCAGCGGCCGCGGCCGCGAGGTCACCATCTCGCTGTTCTCGATGGGCCTGTGGATGAACGCGTCGGATCTTACCATCGGGCTGATGACCGGCCACTCGCCACAATCCGAGTCGCGGACTGGGCGGATAAATCCGATGTGGAGTTCTTATCGATGCGCCGACGCGCGATGGATTTACTTCGTGATGATCCAAAGCGACCGCTATTGGCCGGATTTCTGCCTCGCGCTGGGCAAACCGGATTGGCGGGACGATCCGCGCTTCAAGGATTCAACCGCGCGCGCGCAAAACTGCGCCGCGCTCACCGACGAAATAGATCGCGCGATTGCAACGAGGAGCTGCGACGATTGGGCGCCGATTTTCGATCGCCACAATCTCATCTGGGCGCCCGTTCGCACCGATGCCGAAGTGCTCGACGATCCGCAGGCCGAAGCTATCGGCGCTTTCGCCGCCGTGGACCATCCGAATATTCCCGGATGCCGCGTCGTTAACAGCCCCGTCGAGTTTGGCGGCGCCGACACAATCCCCCATCGTGCGGCGCCCGAACTCGGACAGCATACCGAAGAAGTCGCGCTCGAAATGGGGCTGACGTGGGACGAGATCGCGGGTCTCAAAGCCTCCGGCACCCTGGGATAG
- a CDS encoding anaerobic sulfatase maturase, translating to MAKPAGAVCNLDCSYCYYLDKSALYPNGGSLRMTDDLLERYIVQHLEASPKDVIFFEWHGGEPTILGLDYFRRIVELQRKHRSPGRQILNGIQTNGTLIDDEWCRFLAAERFHVGISIDGPKALHDRYRVTKGGRPTHKQVMQSLRLLKRYRVPCDVLCVVHRGNVRQPTAVYRFFKELGVECLQFLPLVVRQGGSGVSAETVPVEAYGEFLCTIFDEWFRNDIGRIAIQNFDEALRPWLGVEHALCIFKETCGDVVVVEHNGDFYSCDHFVDPEHCIGNIFETPLAEILEDPAQREFGRKKRDGLPRYCRDCEVLKSCNGGCPKDRFARTPDGEPGLNYLCPGLKKFFTHSRPSLQKIASLMRSGVPVERLMDHLRSEDGEASARAGRNDPCPCGSGLKYKKCCLDPRKSQLD from the coding sequence ATGGCAAAACCGGCGGGCGCGGTCTGCAACCTCGACTGTAGCTACTGCTATTACCTCGACAAGTCGGCCCTGTACCCCAACGGCGGATCGCTTCGGATGACCGATGATCTGCTCGAGCGCTACATCGTCCAGCACCTCGAAGCCTCCCCTAAAGACGTGATTTTCTTCGAGTGGCACGGCGGCGAGCCGACCATCCTGGGGCTCGATTATTTTCGGCGAATCGTCGAACTCCAGCGCAAGCACCGATCTCCGGGACGGCAGATCCTCAATGGCATCCAGACCAACGGCACGCTGATCGACGACGAATGGTGCCGCTTCCTCGCCGCGGAACGCTTCCACGTCGGAATCAGCATCGACGGACCCAAGGCGCTCCACGACCGCTATCGCGTAACCAAGGGTGGACGTCCGACTCACAAGCAGGTGATGCAATCGTTGCGGCTCTTGAAGCGCTACCGGGTTCCATGCGACGTGCTGTGCGTCGTCCATCGTGGAAACGTCCGGCAGCCGACTGCGGTTTACCGCTTTTTCAAGGAGCTGGGCGTGGAGTGCCTGCAATTCCTTCCGCTGGTTGTGCGCCAAGGGGGCAGTGGAGTAAGCGCGGAGACGGTGCCGGTAGAAGCCTACGGAGAGTTCCTGTGCACGATTTTTGACGAGTGGTTCAGGAACGACATCGGCCGGATCGCCATCCAGAACTTCGATGAGGCGCTAAGGCCCTGGCTCGGGGTCGAGCATGCTTTGTGCATTTTCAAGGAGACCTGCGGCGATGTCGTGGTCGTCGAGCATAACGGAGATTTCTACTCCTGCGATCATTTTGTCGATCCGGAGCATTGCATCGGGAACATTTTCGAAACACCGCTGGCGGAAATACTGGAGGACCCGGCGCAGCGCGAATTCGGACGCAAGAAGCGCGACGGACTGCCCCGATACTGCCGGGATTGCGAGGTCCTGAAGTCGTGCAATGGCGGGTGTCCGAAGGACCGGTTTGCCCGGACACCCGACGGCGAACCGGGTCTTAACTATCTTTGCCCGGGTCTGAAAAAGTTTTTCACCCATAGCCGCCCATCCCTGCAAAAGATCGCGTCGCTGATGCGCTCAGGCGTGCCAGTGGAGCGGCTCATGGATCATCTGCGCTCCGAGGATGGCGAAGCCTCTGCGCGAGCAGGGCGCAACGACCCTTGCCCCTGTGGCAGCGGGCTGAAATACAAGAAGTGTTGCCTCGACCCTCGTAAATCGCAGCTTGATTAG
- a CDS encoding FAS1-like dehydratase domain-containing protein, whose amino-acid sequence MAVNYDPALINKVFEITEPVEVKAEKIERYCAALGETNPIYTDAEAAKKGPYGEIVAPPSFAVTFRNGRHFFENVPRFGMRGFDAGKDVEFVAPIRPGDNVTLSSHVKEIYEKTGRTGTMVFVVIRSTLKNQNDQVLAHIDHRFMNRP is encoded by the coding sequence TACGATCCGGCGCTGATCAACAAGGTCTTCGAAATTACCGAGCCGGTCGAGGTCAAGGCCGAGAAGATAGAGCGCTACTGCGCGGCGCTCGGCGAGACCAATCCGATATACACCGACGCGGAGGCGGCGAAAAAAGGCCCGTATGGAGAGATCGTCGCGCCGCCGTCGTTCGCGGTGACGTTCCGCAACGGGCGGCATTTCTTCGAGAACGTGCCGCGCTTCGGAATGCGCGGCTTCGACGCCGGCAAGGATGTCGAGTTCGTCGCGCCGATCAGGCCGGGCGACAATGTAACGCTCAGCTCGCACGTGAAGGAAATTTACGAGAAGACGGGACGGACGGGCACGATGGTGTTCGTCGTAATCCGCTCGACGCTGAAGAATCAGAACGATCAAGTGCTGGCCCATATCGACCATCGCTTCATGAACCGCCCCTGA
- a CDS encoding MaoC family dehydratase: MNSFEQINIGDTLGPLELFVSKDQCRAYARTMGMGEGAGRFTDDEAARKEGLPGMIIPGNMSLGLVSKLVTDWIGSSNAWLTRMSTTYRVPVQPDRTVTIHGFITNKNPEDRTAEIDVWMENEESERLVTGTATVEFRK; the protein is encoded by the coding sequence GTGAACAGTTTCGAACAGATTAATATCGGCGACACGCTCGGCCCGCTCGAGCTGTTCGTGAGCAAGGATCAGTGCCGCGCCTACGCCCGGACGATGGGCATGGGCGAGGGCGCCGGACGCTTCACCGACGATGAAGCCGCCCGGAAAGAGGGGCTGCCCGGCATGATCATCCCGGGCAACATGAGCCTCGGACTGGTCTCCAAGCTGGTGACGGATTGGATTGGATCAAGCAACGCGTGGCTGACCCGGATGAGCACGACCTATCGCGTGCCGGTGCAACCCGATCGCACGGTCACGATTCACGGCTTTATCACGAACAAGAATCCCGAAGATCGCACGGCCGAGATCGACGTCTGGATGGAGAACGAGGAGTCGGAGCGCCTCGTGACCGGAACGGCGACCGTCGAGTTCAGGAAGTAG